DNA from Scheffersomyces stipitis CBS 6054 chromosome 1, whole genome shotgun sequence:
GTTATTCCGAAAGCTTTTTGTGCAAATTAGCCGCTGTGTGCGATTTCACGTGACTATACACAGTTTTTCAGTCGCCTAACTACTACAAAGAGAATGGTGATTGTTTCGGACAGCTTAGCTTAGCTTAGCCTCTATTCCGTTCATTCGCCCTAGCCTGCCATTGTCTGGCATTGCAGGTTGTGCCTATTATTTCCAGCTGTTTTAAGGAGGCTCAGCTAGACGTTCTATTTGGCCATAAAATGGCTTTTGAGCTCACCACTATATAAGCTCTGgttgattgcaaaagtaGCATGTTCAGATGGACAGAACGCTATTGGTCGGATTGGACCAGCAATTCTGGTCGCTGATCACATGCGAGTGCTGTGGTCCTTGTCTTGGAATTCTGCTTGCAGGTTCTCTTCGTATTTCTTTCATTGATAACACCAATTGCCTTTCCATTTGTATGGATCTACAAAGTGTGGACATGAAACGCAAGAAAACAACGAGTGTATATCCCAAAACAGAAGCGGTTGCCTTTTCACTACGCAGGCAAGCCAGAAACAGCAACTAAAGTCGCAAAACCTGGAGCTCATCTCATGCAGAAGGTGTGGCTGCAGAGTCACCAGATTCCTTAGTATGGGGCCCCTGAATTTTCTTCGACAGTATAATTGCCAGATGCCTTGTCAATCGACACAGAAACCAGCACAAGGAATTCTTGCCTGACGCCTAACAGCTCCATAATAGTGGCTCGCAGTAAATTGGCCAATTTAAAATGCTTCCTATATATCGTATATCGCACATCTCCGACCAGATCGCCAGTTCAGGTCATGTCTTGCGAGCTCATCGCAGCACTTGTAATTGCTTTGTTTGAAATGATACCCGCAGACTTACTTTTTCTTATCTATGGGATAGCTCCGCAGCCAATGAAAAGTATCAGTTTCAGTTTGTAGCAAGTAGTTGAATCTGGCATCACCTCGTTACTCTTACACTTTTCCTGAGATGGAAGTACGATATTATCTGGTTCTGTAGGAAGTTCAAAACATTGCTCGGCATTCAATGCATTGTAGGCACCTTAATTTCACTTCTTGCCACAGTATTTCTCGCCAGGATATCGACTGGATTGATTATACGGCTAGTATAAGCTTGCGGTAGTAGCTGTAAAGCAATTATTCCCGAGAGTGTCACAGAACAGCGCAGCAAGAAATCTCTTGGGAACTGTATAGTGCAATTGGTTGCAACTCGCATTATCAGTTGGCTTAAGAGCCCAGGAAAGACTATTGGGTGCGAATGCGATGAACAGATTCATTTTAAAGCAACTATTTGATACCCATCATGTACGATTGTCTCCCGATCAATAGAGTTCTCTATAAAGGTGTAAGTATTCGGAACATTAATTAAAAATGTCAACTGGGACGAACCAAATTCTCTGCCCTTTTTGACTATGGAATATTACTATTTAAAACTACAATATAcatggttgcaaaattgaCACGAAAATTCTCTATAttttttggttttggcCACGCAAATCGGTATTTACAATAACATTAATATGATATAGAATTGAGCGGGCTTCTAATTCTTGAGGGCGTTTTCAATTTCCTTACTGGCCACTTCCAAGTTCTCAGCAGAACCGATCAAGTACACGAAGTTAGGGTTCTTGTCGTTGGATCTAGGAACAGTGATGAAGGTGCTGGacttctttctgatttgGTTGATCTTGGAGCCCTGTGGACCGACAATCTTGGAGAAAGTCGATGGGTTCTTGGAGTAGAACCAACCGACACTTGTAGCTGCCTTAGCGTTTGCCAAACgttcttcaatcaacttaGCAGCCTTCTTAGCACCTTCTTCGTCACCCTTTAATCTCCATGGGATAACCACATCTGATTCTTCTACTGGAGCATTGTCCACGATGGTGAACTTGGTAGCAGCATCATCAGTTGGGAAAGCTTCTTGAGGAGGAGTTGGAATAGACGAGCTAGAGAGCTTGGCTGCTTGTCTGGTCAAGTTTCCGTGCTGAACTTCCACGTTGTAGTCggacttcaacttcttgaatatGGCACCCTTTTCACTAACCAATGCATGATAGGCTTGTGGAACATCTACAGAAAGAACCCAGTCGTCCTTGGTCAATTCAGCGatctttgtcttcaatCCCTCGATTTTTTCTGGCAAACCAGACAATTTGATGATGGTAGATGCATCGTTTGGTCTGGGGATTTCAATAGAGGCTCCGAATTCCTCTTGCAATGAGTGACGGATCGAACCGCTTGGGCCAACGATCAACCTGTGCTTTTCCTTAGGCAATTCGTAGTCCTCAGTGACTGAAGCTTCCTTTGTAGCaatgatcttcttgaccTGCTCAATGACCTTGTCGACGATGGATTTGTCACCCTGCGAAGTGACTTCATCAGAGCCAGATCCTTCGTTAGGAATCGACAATAACTTGAAGTATCTGTTTCTGGGTAAGTCATCACCACCAGCCTTACTTATGATTTCCTTCATCACAGAACCGGCCTGGCCAATCAAGTCACGATGGTATTTAGGATCAACCTTGATGGTGACACTAGCGAAgttttcgatttcttcgatgatttcgttgatcttgttaATAGCTTCCTTCAATGCAGATTTGGCACCAGTCAACTCGACTTCTGCATATCCCAACGATTCTTCAGATTCGGTGTTtctgttgaacttgtatTCAATACCAGAACCGTCAGCAATGTCATTGATGGTCTCACCAGCTTTACCGATGACTCTGGCAATAGCCTTGACGGGAATCTGAATAGTCTGCTTGAAACCATTCTCCTTCTCGTACTTGTAcaactccttcaactcctCTTCGGCCTTAGCTACACCCTTAGAAGGACCCTTGATAGTGACTTCGTCCTTCGACTTAGGAGCGTCGGCAAAGTCAGAAGTCTTGCCATCAGCACTGGGGAATCTGATCTTGACATTGTATTTGTCTTGCAATCTATTAATATAGACTCCGCTCTGGCCAATCATTCTTCTGTGGTACTGGCTTTCGATCTTCAAAGTTACCAAAGTCTCATCGGCCCATCTCTTGGACAACTGCTGGATGTCTACcttggcttcttctacGTTTCTCTTTATACCAGATACTACAATGTCAGTCTTGCCAGTCTTGTCCTTAGAGTCAGCTTCCTTACCTTCGTCGGCAACATCAATCTTAACACCGAACTCGTCACGCAAGGCATTCAAGTTGGCTCCGCTCTTTCCGATCAATCTGGATAAAACCGTGCTTGGCACAGAAATAGTAGCAGTATAGCCGTCTTTGTACTCCTGAGCATCTGCCAAAACAGCCTCTACGTCCTTCTTTACCTTGGATACTTCAGACTTGACACCATGGATGTAGATCGAGTCATCACTAGACTTGCTTCCATCATGGTGCAATTTAACTTCAACAGAGTTGGCTTCTACGCCCTTCAAAATAGACTTCAAAGTAGTACCTCTTGGACCGGAGACAGTACTTTGTTCCTTAGAAGGAACATTCAAGACTACAGATTCCAAGTTAGCAGCCAATTTTCTCAAGCCATCCAAGGCTTCTTCAACCTCTGTGAAAGAAACCGAGTCGGAAGACTCAAAGTCGTCAAAATCATCTGATTCTTCTGCTTCCTTTTCATCAGCAAACAAAGTAATATTACTTCCCAAAATCACGTACGATACCTTCGACTGCTTGGCTACAGCCTTGATAGTCTCTGGTACTTTTCCAATCAAAAAGGCATCAATGTCGTCAATAACCTTGGTCTGATCAGGAGTAATCTTGTTTACGACTTGGACAATGGCTTTTCTCACagtcttgatcttttccGCATCGTCTTTACAAACGATCTCAATCGGGATGGAAGCAATAGATTCATCAGAGAGAGTCTTAGTTGAAGGAACACTGATGCTTACTTCGTGTTCACCAGCAATCTGCTTGAAAACACCGTTTTGATTCAACAAGGCAGCAACAGCCTTCACGTGTTTCAAGTTACCCTTGTGGGCCTTCAGCATATCCAAAACTTCAACCTTGTAGGAGGAAGTGGTCTGTCTAGCCTTTTCCTTAGCTgcagccaacttcttcttctcacCAATGAATTTTACGTTGGCTTCTCCCTCAGATGGTAACTGGATAAAGACATGGTCCTCTTCCAAAATGGCACCGATAGGCAAGAATTGGTGTTTGATCTTGGGGATTGGAACCTCTTCAGTAGTGAGCTTGGTAGAAAGAGCATCCAAGATGTCTTTGACTTCAGCCTTGGCTTCAAGAGCCAACTCTCTGTCACCAACAATCAAGATGGTAGCGCTACCGGACTTGTAATCTGGAACGTTAATGTCTAAGCTCAGATACTTGGACACAACAGGGTTCAAGGCGACAGAAGCAAATGGTTTAACGAGATCGTCGACCTTGACCTTGAcagacaagttcttggtcTCTTCCTTGACTATGGCGTTGATCTGAGCCTTGGCACGCTTACATCCTTCAACGTCACCGCTAACGGTGATAGTCACagttttggaaaagatgtcgtcttcgtcttcatcctcatccTCAACATCATCTTCAGGATTTCCGATATCGATCTTGACGTCATTGGCCAGAATAATAGGTTTCAAGTTTTTACCTTGAGGTCCAATGATTCTCGATCTGACTTTGGCTGGGacagaaaaagacaacACTACAGGCttggtcaacttcttgatgacGGTTCTTTTGGCCAAGCGGACGTCTTCAGGCTTACCAGTGATCAAGAAGgttctcttcttggtgtGTTGCGATGTGGTGCACTCGatgttggtgttggtatCGGACTTAACAGTggtcaagatcttgatgaagtcaaGTCTGGCGACATTCAACTGATCTTCAGCATCGAGCGAGAAAGCTTCCTGGATAGTTGAAACCTTGACTCTGTGACCGTTGGtgccaacaacagcagGCTTAGGTTTGGCCAAAGGGGTGGGCGACACCGAGCCAGAAACTGGAGTCTTCATGGAAGGGCCCCACAGCGGAGTAACGACACCAGACACCGAAGGCAGTTTCTTACCTCCAAGAGCCGGAAAGGCAGACTCATCGGCGATTGACGGAGCGGTAGCACTAGAAGCTACACCAGCAGAACCAGCAGACGAAATAACAGAAGCAGCATCTTCACCAGAGCCGTTACCGTTCTGGTTTGTGCCAACATTAACATCAGCAAAGTCGTCGGCAACATAATCGTCGTTGTTGACACGTGCGGCGATGATTTCAGCAGGAGTAGGCATAGTTCGAAAGTTTTAGGAACTTGGAAAAagtggaaaatgaaaaaacGGAAAAATCGAAAGTAGAAAATGTACGAGATTCGTAGCTTTTCTGTTGTGGGAATCAACGTATGTTGATTTTTACAGAGTCAGTAGACCTTCAGAGTGGACAATGGCAATGCTTTCCAGGGAAAACAGCAGGAACGAGTCAGAACGACACAGTTAAGAGACTAGTAGACAGAGTGAATCGACTCTGGGGAATAAGGAAAAAGAGTGAGGTTTGAAAAATGACTGCTGGCATTTTTGAAATCGGtatggaatttttcagtcacGTGACACATATCATAGGGCCACCAAGCCACTATTTGGGAGAGAAACTAAAATTGGgcagaagttggagaaacaGCCGTGAGTTTTTGGGCTGTCGGTGTCTACGTTTTGAACACTTCGGAATGGTTATTTCCATAAGATTTCTAATTGAATATACTTAAAAATTTGAAGCTATATCTCTCTTGCTATATCTGATTATGTCACCGATTATGTCACCTTAGATTCCGGAAATGTTCAAAAGAGGTTTCTCCCCGCTTTGCACTAGGTCCTGATTGGAGGAGTTTGTTTTGTCTTTGTCCTCAATCGTTTTATTATGCTCGTAAAGCTGAATGCAGACAAATCTCGGATCTAACCGTATGGGGTAATTCCGGCAGACCTCAATCTAATATAGATAGAAGGGCTACTCAGACTTTGGCTATAGCCACCTTGACTTCAACGGTCTAGACTTCTGTGACTGAGTTTCAACTCAAGTTTCTTACTATTGGACGAGTAGACAAGGCGATTACAAAAATTTACAAGTTTTTCTATTTTAATTTattcattctcttctttctctggGAGTCTGAGCCAGCTCGGACTTTAAGAACTATTTATGTCTAGAGAGAGCAACTATAGCCGATATAATCTGTAATTATAATTACAGACACTGTATGACATCTGCTCGTTCTTCAGGTTGAACTCCCACTAATCCCATCTGATAAATACGGAAACTATGACAAGATCCAATCCTTTGGTTCTTGATATGATTACCTGAGAagattctctttttctcGTAGGAAGAAGTATGGTCGATGAAATCGTTGTAGGGGATGAAAATGCCCTTTTTCTTGCCCTTTCCTACTGTACTGCCTTTGCCTACGAAGTATTTGTAGTTGCTCAATGTCAAATCCTTGCCGTTCCAGCGGTCGTACGAGTTCAAGTCGGGAATACAGTTGGAGATGTACTGTTTTTCCAACACAGTGTAGAACTTCTCGTACGACAcgaacttcaagttgttgatgctTATTACATAAGCATTGTTTTTGGCTACATTGATCGACAGCACCAAACTGTTGGTAGTGGTGGCCACAGAGGGTCTTCTTTCATTGTCGAAAATCGACTCGTTTAGAGAGCCTTCACTGGAAGACAGAAGTGTCGACATCGAACGATTCAcatcagaagaagcaccACCAGAAGACTCCAACGTACGTGGTTTGTGGTCAGCATCGTTTCCATACCAACATGCGTTTCTACCAAACAAACCTaaatcatcatcttcgtcgtcgtccTCACCAAAAAGCGGGtcgtttcttcttctatacGATGAAGCAGCTGCCGTTGCTATCAACAAGGCATTGTTTCTGCTGGTGTATCTAGAAGGAACactcttcaacttggacaatGTTCTTTGCTCAAGTGGTACGCTGAGATCTCTGCCTATTGTTAACATTCTGAACCAATGCACCATTGCGTAGAAAGACCAGAATTGAAGTAAGATCTGCTTGTACTCGATTCTCAAACGGAGAACATTCTTGTACTTGACCAAACTGGCTAGAGCTGTAGCTGACCCGTCGTAGATGTTCTCTTCCTTGTACATTGCAGAAATGAGTTGGTTCAAAGATGGAGCTTCACCAAGTTCCAAATTCGACAACGTAAACGAGCTGATCAATTGGCCCTGATACTTATTCTTGACTCTGGTATATGCTTCCTCTGATGTCACAGgttcaaaaagaagattgttcTCCTCAAATAAGGTGTAGTATTTCGAAAGATTATTCTTGAGCAATTTTTGAGAAACATAGCTCTTGAAGTTCAGCTTGATCTTGGTGACTGTTGAAGGGTTGACGATGTCCA
Protein-coding regions in this window:
- the SCP160 gene encoding vigilin (may be required during cell division for faithful partitioning of the ER-nuclear envelope membranes, involved in control of mitotic chromsome transmission), whose translation is MPTPAEIIAARVNNDDYNGNGSGEDAASVISSAGSAGVASSATAPSIADESAFPALGGKKSPSVSGVVTPSWGPSMKTPVSGSVSPTPLAKPKPAVVGTNGHRVKVSTIQEAFSLDAEDQLNVARLDFIKILTTVKSDTNTNIECTTSQHTKKRTFLITGKPEDVRLAKRTVIKKLTKPVVLSFSVPAKVRSRIIGPQGKNLKPIISANDVKIDIGNPEDDVEDEDEDEDDIFSKTVTITVSGDVEGCKRAKAQINAIVKEETKNLSVKVKVDDLVKPFASVALNPVVSKYSSLDINVPDYKSGSATILIVGDRELALEAKAEVKDILDALSTKLTTEEVPIPKIKHQFLPIGAILEEDHVFIQLPSEGEANVKFIGEKKKLAAAKEKARQTTSSYKVEVLDMSKAHKGNLKHVKAVAALLNQNGVFKQIAGEHEVSISVPSTKTLSDESIASIPIEIVCKDDAEKIKTVRKAIVQVVNKITPDQTKVIDDIDAFLIGKVPETIKAVAKQSKVSYVILGSNITLFADEKEAEESDDFDDFESSDSVSFTEVEEALDGLRKLAANLESVVLNVPSKEQSTVSGPRGTTLKSILKGVEANSVEVKLHHDGSKSSDDSIYIHGVKSEVSKVKKDVEAVLADAQEYKDGYTATISVPSTVLSRLIGKSGANLNALRDEFGVKIDVADEGKEADSKDKTGKTDIVVSGIKRNVEEAKVDIQQLSKRWADETLVTLKIESQYHRRMIGQSGVYINRLQDKYNVKIRFPSADGKTSDFADAPKSKDEVTIKGPSKGVAKAEEELKELYKYEKENGFKQTIQIPVKAIARVIGKAGETINDIADGSGIEYKFNRNTESEESLGYAEVELTGAKSALKEAINKINEIIEEIENFASVTIKVDPKYHRDLIGQAGSVMKEIISKAGGDDLPRNRYFKLLSIPNEGSGSDEVTSQGDKSIVDKVIEQVKKIIATKEASVTEDYELPKEKHRLIVGPSGSIRHSLQEEFGASIEIPRPNDASTIIKLSGLPEKIEGLKTKIAELTKDDWVLSVDVPQAYHALVSEKGAIFKKLKSDYNVEVQHGNLTRQAAKLSSSSIPTPPQEAFPTDDAATKFTIVDNAPVEESDVVIPWRLKGDEEGAKKAAKLIEERLANAKAATSVGWFYSKNPSTFSKIVGPQGSKINQIRKKSSTFITVPRSNDKNPNFVYLIGSAENLEVASKEIENALKN
- a CDS encoding predicted protein, whose product is MTTSPPKYEASSEALPAYRPSLEFFGLALVKSEFSTPFSCNEGSRAWKPVLLELNSTQLNFYELDVKKTVHDLIIALYNESNSLHNLIREVNNDYKSHETATNSREVDQVDLFDGDAYGNNNTPEMDIVNPSTVTKIKSNFKSYVSQKLLKNNLSKYYTLFEENNLLFEPVTSEEAYTRVKNKYQGQLISSFTLSNLELGEAPSLNQLISAMYKEENIYDGSATALASLVKYKNVLRLRIEYKQILLQFWSFYAMVHWFRMLTIGRDLSVPLEQRTLSKLKSVPSRYTSRNNALLIATAAASSYRRRNDPLFGEDDDEDDDLGLFGRNACWYGNDADHKPRTEGSLNESIFDNERRPSVATTTNTKNNAYVISINNLKFVSYEKFYTVLEKQYISNCIPDLNSYDRWNGKDLTLSNYKYFVGKGSTVGKGKKKGIFIPYNDFIDHTSSYEKKRIFSGNHIKNQRIGSCHSFRIYQMGLVGVQPEERADVIQCS